In one window of Bradysia coprophila strain Holo2 chromosome IV unlocalized genomic scaffold, BU_Bcop_v1 contig_106, whole genome shotgun sequence DNA:
- the LOC119070833 gene encoding solute carrier family 22 member 1-like isoform X2 — MACIVYSAPIPQRVAIHCMDTKALTAIKHPTVVSADDKVFHLSFCDTFADIKDHANRHYGNESYEMPWTVPKSDIVVNNRSNIIPCDLFNFKSGKSVTTYDVVCSRGGFVVVTQGMHLVGIFLSGIVLRYALKVISPKNVMRSAMIVQIICGNIAGLVESFVVHLIFRALAAIGCAAAFGAGSVIFSDITRGRFKQSAVVLFDTFWSIGIVILSFITQYESRWTQLYLVISYPTLIIVVLTIWMPDSPRWLLSHGDIEGTFKLLVHAAECCDLKDNLPANLAFKLKLQAMQLLRHRRQATWLSLWQNTALTSLRVLSTHIAFACFTIMYFGMVLNMRNYGRYQLPTSARFLALSELTGCFVGYLFVSKTKHTFLWSGIFNVFGALTAFCIWFWKSREGILLYFCLILKASVSSSFGILSACGADSLNKDAKAVMMFSSVLCGRLFLLNAPVIVSLAQFYGKYVSLTVFATLGAIGGLCMIAIDSIS, encoded by the exons ATGGCATGCATCGTTTATTCAGCCCCGATACCTCAAAGGGTTGCAATACATTGCATGGACACAAAGGCTTTGACTGCAATAAAACATCCAACGGTAGTGTCAGCGGACGATAAGGTTTTCCATTTAAGTTTTTGTGATACTTTTGCTGATATTAAAGATCATGCAAATAGGCATTATGGAAATGAGAGCTACGAAATGCCATGGACGGTACCTAAATCGGATATAGTTGTAAACAATCGCTCTAACATTATACCGTgtgatttattcaattttaaaagtgGCAAATCGGTCACAACGTACGATGTGGTGTGTTCCCGAGGCGGTTTTGTTGTGGTCACTCAAGGAATGCATCTTGTGGGCATATTTTTAAGTGGAATTGTATTGAGATATGCATTGAAAGT TATCAGTCCGAAAAATGTGATGCGATCGGCCATGATAGTACAAATTATTTGTGGCAATATTGCTGGACTGGTTGAATCATTTGTCGTACATTTAATTTTCCGTGCTCTAGCAGCCATTGGATGTGCAGCAGCTTTCGGGGCGGGATCAGTGATAT TTTCAGATATAACACGAGGACGATTCAAACAGTCAGCGGTAGTGTTGTTCGACACGTTTTGGTCAATTGGAATTGTGATACTGTCATTCATAACCCAATATGAGAGTAGATGGACTCAATTGTACTTGGTGATATCCTACCCAACATTAATAATCGTAGTCCTTACGAT ATGGATGCCAGACTCACCGCGCTGGCTGTTGAGTCATGGAGACATAGAGGGTACTTTTAAATTATTAGTTCACGCAGCCGAATGTTGTGATTTAAAAGATAATCTACCCGCAAATCTGGCATTTAAGCTAAAACTGCAAGCAATGCAACTATTACGACATCGACGACAAGCAACATGGTTGTCACTGTGGCAAAACACAGCCTTAACGAGCTTACGTGTGTTATCAACTCACATAGCATTCGCTTGCTTCACGATCATGTATTTCGGAATGGTGTTAAACATGCGAAACTACGGTCGCTATCAATTACCCACAAGTGCCAGGTTTCTAGCGCTAAGTGAACTAACAGGATGCTTTGTGGGTTATTTGTTTGTTAGCAAAACGAAACATACTTTCCTATGGTCAGGTATATTTAATGTCTTCGGAGCATTGACTGCGTTTTGCATATGGTTCTGGAAAAGTAGA GAAGGCATccttttgtatttttgtctaATACTCAAGGCGTCAGTGTCCAGTTCGTTTGGAATACTATCAGCATGTGGTGCTGACTCATTGAACAAAGATGCCAAAGCTGTAATGATGTTTTCTTCAGTGTTATGCGGCAGGCTATTTTTACTAAACGCCCCAGTTATAGTGTCATTAGCACAGTTTTATGGAAAGTACGTATCGCTGACGGTGTTTGCTACACTTGGTGCTATTGGCGGATTATGTATGATTGCTATAGATAGTATAAGTTga
- the LOC119070833 gene encoding solute carrier family 22 member 1-like isoform X1, with amino-acid sequence MACIVYSAPIPQRVAIHCMDTKALTAIKHPTVVSADDKVFHLSFCDTFADIKDHANRHYGNESYEMPWTVPKSDIVVNNRSNIIPCDLFNFKSGKSVTTYDVVCSRGGFVVVTQGMHLVGIFLSGIVLRYALKVISPKNVMRSAMIVQIICGNIAGLVESFVVHLIFRALAAIGCAAAFGAGSVIFSDITRGRFKQSAVVLFDTFWSIGIVILSFITQYESRWTQLYLVISYPTLIIVVLTIWMPDSPRWLLSHGDIEGTFKLLVHAAECCDLKDNLPANLAFKLKLQAMQLLRHRRQATWLSLWQNTALTSLRVLSTHIAFACFTIMYFGMVLNMRNYGRYQLPTSARFLALSELTGCFVGYLFVSKTKHTFLWSGIFNVFGALTAFCIWFWKSREVEFVDEGILLYFCLILKASVSSSFGILSACGADSLNKDAKAVMMFSSVLCGRLFLLNAPVIVSLAQFYGKYVSLTVFATLGAIGGLCMIAIDSIS; translated from the exons ATGGCATGCATCGTTTATTCAGCCCCGATACCTCAAAGGGTTGCAATACATTGCATGGACACAAAGGCTTTGACTGCAATAAAACATCCAACGGTAGTGTCAGCGGACGATAAGGTTTTCCATTTAAGTTTTTGTGATACTTTTGCTGATATTAAAGATCATGCAAATAGGCATTATGGAAATGAGAGCTACGAAATGCCATGGACGGTACCTAAATCGGATATAGTTGTAAACAATCGCTCTAACATTATACCGTgtgatttattcaattttaaaagtgGCAAATCGGTCACAACGTACGATGTGGTGTGTTCCCGAGGCGGTTTTGTTGTGGTCACTCAAGGAATGCATCTTGTGGGCATATTTTTAAGTGGAATTGTATTGAGATATGCATTGAAAGT TATCAGTCCGAAAAATGTGATGCGATCGGCCATGATAGTACAAATTATTTGTGGCAATATTGCTGGACTGGTTGAATCATTTGTCGTACATTTAATTTTCCGTGCTCTAGCAGCCATTGGATGTGCAGCAGCTTTCGGGGCGGGATCAGTGATAT TTTCAGATATAACACGAGGACGATTCAAACAGTCAGCGGTAGTGTTGTTCGACACGTTTTGGTCAATTGGAATTGTGATACTGTCATTCATAACCCAATATGAGAGTAGATGGACTCAATTGTACTTGGTGATATCCTACCCAACATTAATAATCGTAGTCCTTACGAT ATGGATGCCAGACTCACCGCGCTGGCTGTTGAGTCATGGAGACATAGAGGGTACTTTTAAATTATTAGTTCACGCAGCCGAATGTTGTGATTTAAAAGATAATCTACCCGCAAATCTGGCATTTAAGCTAAAACTGCAAGCAATGCAACTATTACGACATCGACGACAAGCAACATGGTTGTCACTGTGGCAAAACACAGCCTTAACGAGCTTACGTGTGTTATCAACTCACATAGCATTCGCTTGCTTCACGATCATGTATTTCGGAATGGTGTTAAACATGCGAAACTACGGTCGCTATCAATTACCCACAAGTGCCAGGTTTCTAGCGCTAAGTGAACTAACAGGATGCTTTGTGGGTTATTTGTTTGTTAGCAAAACGAAACATACTTTCCTATGGTCAGGTATATTTAATGTCTTCGGAGCATTGACTGCGTTTTGCATATGGTTCTGGAAAAGTAGAG AGGTAGAATTCGTTGACGAAGGCATccttttgtatttttgtctaATACTCAAGGCGTCAGTGTCCAGTTCGTTTGGAATACTATCAGCATGTGGTGCTGACTCATTGAACAAAGATGCCAAAGCTGTAATGATGTTTTCTTCAGTGTTATGCGGCAGGCTATTTTTACTAAACGCCCCAGTTATAGTGTCATTAGCACAGTTTTATGGAAAGTACGTATCGCTGACGGTGTTTGCTACACTTGGTGCTATTGGCGGATTATGTATGATTGCTATAGATAGTATAAGTTga
- the LOC119070833 gene encoding solute carrier family 22 member 1-like isoform X3, giving the protein MPWTVPKSDIVVNNRSNIIPCDLFNFKSGKSVTTYDVVCSRGGFVVVTQGMHLVGIFLSGIVLRYALKVISPKNVMRSAMIVQIICGNIAGLVESFVVHLIFRALAAIGCAAAFGAGSVIFSDITRGRFKQSAVVLFDTFWSIGIVILSFITQYESRWTQLYLVISYPTLIIVVLTIWMPDSPRWLLSHGDIEGTFKLLVHAAECCDLKDNLPANLAFKLKLQAMQLLRHRRQATWLSLWQNTALTSLRVLSTHIAFACFTIMYFGMVLNMRNYGRYQLPTSARFLALSELTGCFVGYLFVSKTKHTFLWSGIFNVFGALTAFCIWFWKSREVEFVDEGILLYFCLILKASVSSSFGILSACGADSLNKDAKAVMMFSSVLCGRLFLLNAPVIVSLAQFYGKYVSLTVFATLGAIGGLCMIAIDSIS; this is encoded by the exons ATGCCATGGACGGTACCTAAATCGGATATAGTTGTAAACAATCGCTCTAACATTATACCGTgtgatttattcaattttaaaagtgGCAAATCGGTCACAACGTACGATGTGGTGTGTTCCCGAGGCGGTTTTGTTGTGGTCACTCAAGGAATGCATCTTGTGGGCATATTTTTAAGTGGAATTGTATTGAGATATGCATTGAAAGT TATCAGTCCGAAAAATGTGATGCGATCGGCCATGATAGTACAAATTATTTGTGGCAATATTGCTGGACTGGTTGAATCATTTGTCGTACATTTAATTTTCCGTGCTCTAGCAGCCATTGGATGTGCAGCAGCTTTCGGGGCGGGATCAGTGATAT TTTCAGATATAACACGAGGACGATTCAAACAGTCAGCGGTAGTGTTGTTCGACACGTTTTGGTCAATTGGAATTGTGATACTGTCATTCATAACCCAATATGAGAGTAGATGGACTCAATTGTACTTGGTGATATCCTACCCAACATTAATAATCGTAGTCCTTACGAT ATGGATGCCAGACTCACCGCGCTGGCTGTTGAGTCATGGAGACATAGAGGGTACTTTTAAATTATTAGTTCACGCAGCCGAATGTTGTGATTTAAAAGATAATCTACCCGCAAATCTGGCATTTAAGCTAAAACTGCAAGCAATGCAACTATTACGACATCGACGACAAGCAACATGGTTGTCACTGTGGCAAAACACAGCCTTAACGAGCTTACGTGTGTTATCAACTCACATAGCATTCGCTTGCTTCACGATCATGTATTTCGGAATGGTGTTAAACATGCGAAACTACGGTCGCTATCAATTACCCACAAGTGCCAGGTTTCTAGCGCTAAGTGAACTAACAGGATGCTTTGTGGGTTATTTGTTTGTTAGCAAAACGAAACATACTTTCCTATGGTCAGGTATATTTAATGTCTTCGGAGCATTGACTGCGTTTTGCATATGGTTCTGGAAAAGTAGAG AGGTAGAATTCGTTGACGAAGGCATccttttgtatttttgtctaATACTCAAGGCGTCAGTGTCCAGTTCGTTTGGAATACTATCAGCATGTGGTGCTGACTCATTGAACAAAGATGCCAAAGCTGTAATGATGTTTTCTTCAGTGTTATGCGGCAGGCTATTTTTACTAAACGCCCCAGTTATAGTGTCATTAGCACAGTTTTATGGAAAGTACGTATCGCTGACGGTGTTTGCTACACTTGGTGCTATTGGCGGATTATGTATGATTGCTATAGATAGTATAAGTTga
- the LOC119070828 gene encoding uncharacterized protein LOC119070828 → MLPSRTGNRQRKKIGKKSKQLYKPKIEYTDDGIVVTTLYIKSLGKEITRSHLVDYFTKYGKIQNVRIHGIPTKANGFGFVTFARPEAASKVLQSRFHKINGKEVTIAIADSWHQEKPLEQSNNHKTKPVKLPIELTNTTGTYLTDLNDDCLYEIFSRTSLNIMDLCSVAETCTRLKAIATRIFTKLHKSCKFNEMSLQTIHEMRRMLINFGSSITDLTIGPSYELEQHYDGIAARVLDLVIRCCSKTLESLRLKDFQISDHLIGKLRPMFAKLKLLHIDDGYIGDGKQLFANCASLIELKVTNWENDENGMIFENKFPKLERFKYKRSHDDYDDYDLETFVSNHKGLKALSMGNFHADCSSLLPVIAKNCTDLEKLNITGHHYDSPYNYVEALKSLLTLKKLTKLKIKCDKENVTKFLKELPQLSSLEYLELWFAQSDAEFIPALSELKNLKVLRLRDCNHLKNVDALANLDKLTELSILIPSPTAIVDIEIDIVALVKRLTDLKKLTIGLHSITVDRQMFLRLVSVVRERPGRLPSPLEVKAFSIQHQAFDLQLDSKNHEFVTLEPVEHYDSEYDSENDSYMSDEYSDSDFDPYFLDDAESDDFDFPAAFLLPYLQHQIMNHFGGGSDDEDSDDVDADNEDEDTEVW, encoded by the exons ATGTTGCCATCACGCACTGGAAATCGTCAACGGAAAAAGATTGGAAAGAAGAGTAAGCAACTCTATAAGCCAAAAATCGAGTACACTGATGATGGTATCGTTGTTACCACTTTGTACATCAAATCGCTTGGAAAAGAG ATAACGCGTAGCCATCTCGTCGACTACTTCACCAAATAcggcaaaatacaaaatgtgcGAATCCACGGAATTCCTACAAAGGCAAATGGTTTTGGCTTTGTTACCTTTGCTAGACCGGAAGCGGCGTCAAAGGTGTTGCAGTCTCGTTTCCACAAGATTAATGGCAAGGAAGTGACAATTGCCATAGCAGACAGCTGGCACCAGGAAAAGCCTCTGGAACAATCCAACAACCACAAGACGAAACCAGTTAAGCTTCCCATTGAGCTAACGAATACGACTGGCACGTACCTCACGGATCTGAACGACGACTGTCTCtacgaaatattttcgcgCACATCGCTGAACATAATGGATTTGTGTTCGGTTGCAGAAACGTGCACCCGATTGAAGGCCATCGCCACCCGTATCTTCACCAAATTACACAAAAGCTGcaaattcaacgaaatgtcTCTACAGACCATTCATGAGATGAGACGCATGCTAATCAACTTTGGTTCGTCCATCACAGACCTGACCATTGGACCGAGCTACGAGCTTGAACAGCACTATGACGGGATAGCAGCGCGTGTCCTGGATTTGGTAATCCGTTGTTGCAGCAAAACGCTGGAATCGTTGAGACTCAAAGACTTTCAAATAAGCGACCATCTGATCGGCAAGTTGCGACCGATGTTCGCCAAGCTGAAGCTGCTGCATATCGATGACGGTTACATTGGCGATGGTAAGCAATTGTTTGCCAATTGTGCATCACTGATCGAATTGAAGGTGACCAACTGGGAGAATGACGAAAATGGCATGATTTTCGAGAATAAATTTCCCAAATTGGAACGCTTCAAGTACAAGAGAAGTCATGATGACTACGATGATTACGATCTGGAAACGTTCGTGTCGAACCATAAAGGTTTGAAGGCGCTTAGCATGGGTAACTTCCACGCCGACTGTTCGTCACTATTGCCTGTTATTGCAAAGAATTGCACGGATCTGGAAAAGTTAAACATCACCGGCCACCACTACGACAGTCCATATAATTATGTCGAAGCACTGAAGAGTCTGTTGACGCTGAAGAAGCTGACAAAGTTGAAAATCAAATGTGATAAGGAAAATGTTaccaaatttctcaaagaacTTCCCCAACTGAGCTCGTTGGAATATCTGGAACTTTGGTTTGCCCAAAGTGATGCAGAGTTTATACCGGCGCTGTCTGAACTGAAAAATCTTAAAGTGTTGCGGTTGCGCGACTGTAACCATCTGAAGAATGTAGATGCACTCGCCAATTTAGACAAATTGACCGAGTTGTCGATACTTATACCCAGCCCCACCGCAATTGTCGATATCGAAATAGACATTGTCGCTTTGGTCAAACGTCTGACCGATTTAAAGAAACTCACCATCGGACTGCATTCGATTACGGTGGATCGACAAATGTTCCTGCGACTGGTCAGCGTCGTACGCGAAAGACCGGGCAGATTGCCGTCGCCGCTTGAAGTAAAGGCGTTTAGCATCCAACACCAAGCGTTCGACCTTCAATTGGATAGTAAAAACCATGAATTCGTCACATTGGAACCCGTCGAACATTATGATTCCGAGTACGATTCCGAGAATGATTCATACATGTCGGACGAATACTCGGATTCAGACTTCGATCCGTATTTCCTCGATGATGCTGAAAGTGATGATTTCGATTTTCCCGCCGCCTTTCTACTGCCTTACTTGCAACATCAGATTATGAATCATTTTGGTGGCGGTAGCGACGATGAAGATTCAGACGATGTAGATGCTGATAATGAAGATGAAGACACCGAGGTCTGGTAA
- the LOC119070839 gene encoding growth hormone-inducible transmembrane protein codes for MLSKLVMGSATYSPMIFRSAVQQIPKRNQFLVRQFQRDAKEAFQTRSQRIAERQTLREKIMAPAGPNAFAIGKGAAAGASVIGLGALCFYGLGMGKGTSVLNNSMLWPEYVKERIHSTYAYFGGSVVITAASAAAIFRSPTLLNLASRGGWIPLIATMALMIGSGMVARSIPYEPGFGTKQLAWAAHCAIIGGVLAPLSFVGGPILLRAAMYTAGIVGGLSTVAVCAPSDKFLYMGGPLAIGLGVVFAASMGSMFLPPTTALGAGIYSLSLYGGLILFSGFLLYDTQRIVRKAETHPNYAMQPYDPVNSAISIYMDTINIFIRMVSILAGGGGRRK; via the exons ATGTTGTCTAAATTGGTCATGGGATCGGCGACATATTCGCCAATGATCTTTCGTTCTGCTGTCCAACAAATTCCAAAAAGGAATCAATTTCTGGTACGACAATTTCAACGAGATGCTAAAGAAGCTTTCCAGACACGAAGTCAACGAATCGCAGAGAGACAAACTTTGCGCGAAAAAATTATGGCACCAGCTGGACCAAATG CATTTGCAATTGGAAAAGGAGCAGCTGCTGGCGCTTCGGTTATCGGATTAGGAGCATTATGTTTCTACGGTTTGGGAATGGGAAAGGGAACATCGGTTCTAAACAATTCCAT GCTCTGGCCGGAATATGTCAAAGAACGCATCCACAGCACATACGCTTACTTCGGTGGCTCGGTTGTCATTACCGCTGCAAGTGCAGCTGCAATATTTCGTTCACCAACCTTGCTCAACTTAGCGTCTAGAGGTGGATGGATACCACTGATTGCTACGATGGCACTGATGATCGGTTCGGGTATGGTTGCTCGATCAATTCCATACGAACCTGGCTTTGGAACGAAACAACTTGCCTGGGCTGCTCACTGTGCAATAATTGGTGGTGTTCTTGCTCCGCTGTCCTTTGTCGGCGGGCCGATATTGTTGCGTGCAGCGATGTATACAGCAGGAATTGTTGGCGGTTTGAGCACGGTAGCTGTCTGTGCGCCGAGCGATAAATTCTTGTATATGGGTGGCCCGTTGGCTATCGGTCTGGGAGTTGTTTTCGCCGCTTCGATGGGTTCAATGTTTTTGCCCCCAACAACG GCACTCGGAGCAGGAATCTATTCGCTCTCATTGTATGGCGGTTTGATTTTGTTCAGTGGATTCTTGCTCTATGACACACAGAGAATCGTACGAAAAGCCGAAACACATCCAAATTATGCCATGCAACCCTATGATCCGGTCAATTC CGCCATTTCGAT